From Granulicella sp. WH15, the proteins below share one genomic window:
- the aroC gene encoding chorismate synthase — protein MLRFSTAGESHGESLVALVSGLPAGVPVVQEFVDRELWRRQQGYGRGGRMRIERDTAHILSGVRHGKTIGAPVAMTLANVDWKNWEEILPVGTGDAEKHKAVASPRPGHADLAGSLKYDFPDARYVLERASARESAARVACGALAKLLLRELGVAVGSHVIRVGRQELGRDASWAEIAATDAKDEIFLNCVDPEAEARMKGEVDLALRTGDTIGGVFEVVVHNLPPGVGTHVNWDERMDGLLAQAVMSLQAVKAVELGRGVTAAESLGSTVHDAIAYEGSEEDFTKFSREQNNAGGIEGGISNGEDIVVRGYLKPISTLRRPLASVSFATRETTKAAYERSDVCVVPAAGVAAEAMVALTIAKLVIDKFGGDSLRELKRNFEGYCEQIRKY, from the coding sequence ATGCTTCGTTTTTCTACGGCGGGTGAGAGCCACGGCGAGAGCCTGGTGGCGTTGGTGAGCGGTCTTCCGGCCGGTGTGCCGGTCGTGCAGGAGTTCGTCGACCGCGAGCTTTGGCGGCGGCAGCAGGGCTATGGGCGCGGCGGCAGGATGCGGATCGAGCGCGACACCGCGCACATCCTCTCGGGCGTGCGCCACGGCAAGACGATCGGCGCGCCGGTCGCGATGACGCTTGCCAACGTGGATTGGAAGAACTGGGAAGAGATTTTGCCTGTGGGCACGGGCGACGCGGAGAAGCACAAGGCGGTGGCCTCGCCGCGGCCCGGCCACGCGGATTTGGCGGGCAGCCTGAAGTACGATTTTCCCGATGCGCGTTACGTGCTCGAGCGGGCGAGCGCCCGTGAGAGCGCGGCGCGTGTGGCCTGTGGCGCGTTGGCTAAGCTGCTGTTGCGAGAGCTGGGCGTCGCGGTAGGCAGTCACGTGATCCGCGTGGGACGGCAGGAGCTGGGCCGAGACGCCAGTTGGGCCGAGATCGCCGCGACCGATGCCAAGGATGAGATCTTTCTGAACTGTGTGGACCCCGAGGCCGAGGCCCGGATGAAGGGCGAAGTCGATCTGGCTCTGCGCACGGGCGATACCATCGGCGGCGTTTTTGAGGTGGTGGTGCACAACCTGCCGCCGGGTGTGGGCACGCACGTCAACTGGGACGAGCGCATGGATGGCCTGTTGGCGCAGGCCGTGATGAGCCTTCAGGCAGTGAAGGCCGTGGAATTGGGACGCGGAGTGACGGCGGCGGAGTCGCTGGGTTCGACCGTGCATGACGCGATTGCGTACGAGGGCTCGGAGGAGGACTTTACGAAGTTCTCTCGCGAGCAGAATAATGCTGGGGGCATCGAAGGCGGCATCTCGAACGGCGAAGACATCGTGGTGCGCGGATATCTGAAGCCGATTTCGACGCTGCGCCGCCCGCTGGCCAGTGTGAGCTTCGCGACGCGTGAGACCACTAAGGCAGCGTACGAGCGCAGCGACGTCTGCGTGGTTCCGGCGGCGGGCGTCGCAGCCGAGGCGATGGTCGCGCTGACGATAGCCAAGCTGGTGATCGACAAGTTCGGCGGCGATTCGCTGCGCGAGCTGAAGCGTAACTTCGAGGGTTACTGCGAGCAGATTCGGAAGTACTGA
- a CDS encoding polysaccharide deacetylase family protein — protein MSSGAAQTKTAPKIALTFDDLPEIDGLAPGMTRLSIIRSIIHALQAAHAPTTYGFLNAQLVVDEPELISSLRAWRAAGFLLGNHTYSHADFNQTTLPAFEREVTRNEPLLRRLMAGEDWRWFRYPYLYEGDTLAKRNGLRAYLSNRGYRVAQVTLDFQDYDWNDPYVRCATKRDQRSIAWLKQMYLDSATEAIRIGRERSRKVYGRDISHVMLLHDGAIEAVMLPQLLELLHQQGFQLVTLPEAESDPAYAIDPGVALKLGGTLPEQMMEAKGIEDGPFRDTPVKELDSICR, from the coding sequence GTGAGTTCTGGCGCGGCCCAGACAAAGACTGCTCCGAAGATTGCCCTGACTTTCGACGATCTGCCTGAGATCGACGGGCTGGCTCCGGGGATGACGAGGCTCTCGATCATCCGTTCGATCATCCACGCGCTCCAGGCCGCGCACGCGCCGACGACCTATGGCTTCCTGAACGCGCAGTTAGTGGTGGACGAGCCGGAGCTGATCTCCTCGTTGCGGGCGTGGCGAGCTGCCGGATTTCTGCTGGGCAACCACACCTACTCGCATGCCGACTTCAACCAGACGACGCTGCCCGCGTTCGAGCGCGAGGTCACCCGCAACGAGCCGCTGCTACGCCGCCTGATGGCCGGAGAGGACTGGCGTTGGTTTCGCTATCCCTATCTCTACGAAGGAGATACGCTGGCCAAGCGGAATGGTCTGCGCGCCTATCTAAGCAACCGGGGATACCGCGTCGCGCAGGTGACGCTGGACTTTCAGGACTACGACTGGAACGATCCTTATGTCCGATGCGCGACGAAGCGCGATCAGCGTTCGATTGCATGGCTGAAGCAGATGTACCTGGACAGTGCCACGGAGGCGATCCGCATCGGCCGCGAGCGGTCGCGAAAGGTATACGGGCGCGATATCTCGCATGTGATGCTGCTGCACGACGGGGCCATCGAGGCGGTGATGCTGCCGCAGTTGCTCGAGCTGCTGCACCAACAGGGGTTCCAGCTAGTGACACTGCCCGAGGCGGAGAGCGACCCGGCCTATGCGATCGACCCCGGCGTGGCGCTGAAGCTGGGTGGTACCCTGCCCGAGCAGATGATGGAGGCCAAGGGGATCGAGGACGGGCCGTTCCGAGACACGCCTGTCAAGGAGCTGGACAGCATCTGCCGGTAA
- the def gene encoding peptide deformylase — MATKKAAAKKTATKPLKIHEVVKYPDPILAVRGEEVTVFDAELKQFVDEMFDSMYAAHGIGLAAPQISVSKRIAVVDVSFKKNAKDKVVLINPEIVEREGKLLEEEGCLSLPDIREKVSRAAKVKVRAQDVTGEWFEIEGEELFSRALQHEIDHLDGILFIDRISRLKRELVLRKIKKLQKNGEW, encoded by the coding sequence GTGGCGACAAAGAAAGCAGCAGCGAAGAAGACGGCGACCAAGCCGCTGAAGATCCACGAGGTGGTCAAGTACCCGGACCCCATTCTGGCGGTGCGTGGCGAAGAGGTGACCGTCTTCGACGCGGAGCTGAAGCAGTTCGTGGACGAGATGTTCGACAGCATGTACGCCGCGCACGGCATCGGCCTGGCGGCTCCGCAGATCTCGGTCTCGAAGCGCATTGCGGTCGTCGACGTGAGCTTCAAGAAGAATGCGAAGGACAAGGTTGTGCTCATCAACCCGGAGATCGTCGAGCGCGAGGGCAAGCTGCTCGAAGAGGAGGGCTGCCTGAGCCTGCCGGATATCCGCGAGAAGGTCTCGCGCGCCGCCAAGGTAAAGGTGCGGGCGCAGGACGTGACCGGCGAGTGGTTCGAGATTGAGGGCGAGGAGCTGTTCTCGCGCGCGTTGCAGCATGAGATCGACCATCTGGACGGCATTCTCTTCATCGACCGCATCAGCCGCCTGAAGCGCGAGCTGGTCCTGCGTAAGATCAAGAAGCTCCAAAAAAACGGCGAATGGTAG